The Mustela erminea isolate mMusErm1 chromosome 18, mMusErm1.Pri, whole genome shotgun sequence genome has a window encoding:
- the ATP2A3 gene encoding sarcoplasmic/endoplasmic reticulum calcium ATPase 3 isoform X4: MEAAHLLTAADVLRHFSVTVESGLRPEQVSDARERYGPNELPAEEGPGLLRRGRRNHNSLRGAPGHHADPCGQRYRGRMAVGDKVPADLRLIEIKSTTLRVDQSILTGESVSVTKHTDAIQDPRAVNQDKKNMLFSGTNIASGKALGVAVATGLHTELGKIRSQMVAVEPERTPLQRKLDEFGRQLSHAISVICVAVWVINIGHFADPAHGGSWLRGAVYYFKIAVALAVAAIPEGLPAVITTCLALGTRRMARKNAIVRSLPSVETLGCTSVICSDKTGTLTTNQMSVCRMFVVAEAEAGSCRLHEFTISGTTYAPEGEVRQAERLVRCGQFDGLVELATICALCNDSALDYNEAKGVYEKVGEATETALTCLVEKMNVFDTNLQALSLVERASACNAVIKQLMRKEFTLEFSRDRKSMSVYCIPTSPDLAAQGSKMFVKGAPESVIERCSSVRVGSHKVPLNATSREQILAKIRDWGSGSDTLRCLALATRDAPPRKEDMQLDDCSKFVQYETDLTFVGCVGMLDPPRPEVAACIARCHQAGIRVVMITGDNKGTAVAICRRLGIFGDTEDVVGKAYTGREFDDLSPEQQRHACRTACCFARVEPVHKSRIIENLQSFNEITAMTGDGVNDAPALKKAEIGIAMGSGTAVAKSAAEMVLSDDNFASIVAAVEEGRAIYNNMKQFIRYLISSNVGEVVCIFLTAILGLPEALIPVQLLWVNLVTDGLPATALGFNPPDLDIMEKLPRNPRETLISGWLFFRYLAIGVYVGLATVAAATWWFLYDAEGPHVTFYQLRNFLKCSKDNLLFAGIDCEVFESRFPTTMALSVLVTIEMCNALNSVSENQSLLRMPPWLNPWLLAAVAMSMALHFLILLVPPLPLVFQVTPLSGRQWVVVLQISLPVILLDEALKYLSRNHVDEAAGPQSIACQGPRASLITQGFYFFKPSAFN; this comes from the exons GTCCTGGCCTGCTTCGAAGAGGGCGAAGAAACCACAACAGCCTTCGTGGAGCCCCTGGTCATCATGCTGATCCTTGTGGCCAACGCTATCGTGGGCGTATGGCAG TGGGAGACAAAGTACCCGCTGACCTCCGCCTCATCGAGATCAAGTCCACCACCCTGAGAGTGGACCAGTCCATCCTGACAG GTGAATCCGTGTCTGTCACCAAGCACACAGATGCCATCCAAGATCCCAGAGCTGTGAACCAGGACAAGAAGAACATGCTATTCTCT GGCACCAACATTGCATCGGGGAAGGCCCTGGGCGTGGCAGTGGCCACAGGCCTGCATACAGAGCTGGGGAAGATCAGGAGCCAGATGGTGGCAGTGGAGCCAGAGCGGACGCCACTGCAGCGCAAGTTGGATGAGTTTGGGCGGCAGCTGTCCCATGCCATCTCCGTGATCTGTGTGGCTGTGTGGGTCATCAACATTGGCCACTTTGCCGACCCGGCCCATGGTGGCTCCTGGCTCCGTGGCGCCGTCTACTACTTCAAGATTGCTGTGGCCCTGGCGGTGGCCGCCATCCCTGAGGGCCTCCCGGCTGTTATCACTACATGCCTGGCTCTGGGCACACGGCGTATGGCACGCAAGAATGCCATTGTGCGGAGCCTGCCATCTGTGGAGACCCTGGGCTGCACCTCCGTCATCTGCTCTGACAAGACGGGCACCCTCACCACCAACCAGATGTCTGTGTGCCGG ATGTTCGTGGTAGCTGAGGCCGAAGCGGGCTCCTGCCGTTTGCATGAGTTCACCATCTCAGGCACCACTTATGCCCCGGAGGGTGAAGT GAGACAGGCGGAGCGGCTCGTGCGCTGTGGGCAGTTCGATGGGCTGGTGGAGCTGGCGACGATCTGTGCCCTGTGCAATGACTCAGCGCTGGACTACAATGAG GCTAAGGGCGTGTATGAGAAGGTGGGAGAGGCCACGGAGACGGCTCTGACTTGCCTGGTGGAGAAAATGAATGTGTTTGACACCAACCTACAGGCCCTATCGCTGGTGGAGCGAGCCAGCGCCTGCAATGCG GTCATCAAGCAGCTGATGCGGAAGGAGTTTACTTTGGAGTTCTCCCGAGACAGGAAGTCCATGTCCGTATACTGCATACCTACTAGCCCTGACCTGGCGGCCCAGGGCAGCAAGATGTTTGTGAAG GGGGCTCCTGAGAGTGTGATTGAGCGCTGCAGCTCAGTCCGAGTGGGAAGCCACAAGGTACCCCTGAATGCCACCTCCAGGGAGCAAATCCTGGCCAAGATTCGGGACTGGGGCTCAGGCTCAGACACATTGCGCTGCCTGGCGCTGGCCACTCGGGATGCACCCCCACGGAAGGAGGATATGCAGCTGGACGACTGCAGCAAGTTTGTGCAGTACGAG ACGGACCTGACTTTTGTGGGCTGCGTGGGCATGCTGGACCCCCCACGGCCTGAGGTGGCTGCTTGCATCGCACGCTGCCACCAAGCTGGCATCCGTGTGGTCATGATCACAGGGGACAACAAAGGCACAGCTGTGGCCATCTGCCGCCGGCTTGGTATCTTCGGGGACACAGAGGACGTGGTAGGGAAGGCCTACACAGGTCGCGAGTTCGATGACCTCAGCCCTGAGCAGCAGCGCCATGCCTGTCGCACAGCATGCTGTTTTGCCCGTGTAGAACCTGTGCACAAGTCCCGGATCATAGAGAACCTACAGTCCTTTAACGAGATCACTGCCATG ACTGGAGATGGGGTGAATGACGCCCCAGCCCTGAAGAAAGCAGAGATTGGTATTGCCATGGGCTCTGGCACAGCTGTGGCAAAGTCGGCAGCCGAGATGGTGCTATCAGATGACAACTTTGCCTCCATCGTGGCTGCAGTGGAGGAGGGCCGGGCCATCTACAACAACATGAAGCAATTCATCCGCTACCTCATCTCCTCCAATGTAGGCGAGGTTGTCTG CATCTTCCTCACGGCAATTCTGGGCCTCCCGGAAGCCCTGATCCCTGTGCAGCTGCTCTGGGTGAACCTGGTGACAGATGGTCTACCTGCCACAGCCCTGGGCTTCAATCCACCAGACCTGGACATCATGGAGAAGCTGCCAAGAAACCCTCGTGAGACCCTCATCAGTGGCTGGCTCTTTTTTCGATATCTGGCTATTGGAG TGTACGTGGGCCTGGCCACGGTGGCTGCCGCCACCTGGTGGTTCCTTTATGATGCCGAGGGACCTCACGTCACCTTCTACCAACTG AGGAACTTCCTGAAGTGCTCCAAGGACAACCTGCTCTTTGCTGGCATTGACTGCGAGGTCTTCGAGTCACGCTTTCCCACAACCATGGCCTTGTCTGTGCTGGTGACCATTGAAATGTGCAACGCCCTCAACAG TGTCTCAGAGAACCAGTCGCTGCTGCGGATGCCACCCTGGCTGAACCCTTGGCTGCTGGCCGCTGTGGCCATGTCCATGGCCCTGCACTTCCTCATCCTACTGGTGCCACCCCTGCCC CTGGTTTTCCAGGTGACCCCACTGAGCGGGCGCCAGTGGGTGGTCGTGCTCCAGATATCTCTGCCCGTCATCCTGCTTGATGAAGCCCTCAAGTACCTGTCCCGGAACCACGTGGATG AAGCTGCTGGCCCGCAGTCCATTGCCTGCCAGGGGCCAAGAGCTTCTCTGATCACCCAAGGATTCTATTTTTTCAAGCCAAGTGCCTTCAACTGA
- the ATP2A3 gene encoding sarcoplasmic/endoplasmic reticulum calcium ATPase 3 isoform X1: MEAAHLLTAADVLRHFSVTVESGLRPEQVSDARERYGPNELPAEEGKSLWELVLEQFEDLLVRILLLAALVSFVLACFEEGEETTTAFVEPLVIMLILVANAIVGVWQERNAESAIEALKEYEPEMGKVIRSDRKGVQRVRARDIVPGDIVEVAVGDKVPADLRLIEIKSTTLRVDQSILTGESVSVTKHTDAIQDPRAVNQDKKNMLFSGTNIASGKALGVAVATGLHTELGKIRSQMVAVEPERTPLQRKLDEFGRQLSHAISVICVAVWVINIGHFADPAHGGSWLRGAVYYFKIAVALAVAAIPEGLPAVITTCLALGTRRMARKNAIVRSLPSVETLGCTSVICSDKTGTLTTNQMSVCRMFVVAEAEAGSCRLHEFTISGTTYAPEGEVRQAERLVRCGQFDGLVELATICALCNDSALDYNEAKGVYEKVGEATETALTCLVEKMNVFDTNLQALSLVERASACNAVIKQLMRKEFTLEFSRDRKSMSVYCIPTSPDLAAQGSKMFVKGAPESVIERCSSVRVGSHKVPLNATSREQILAKIRDWGSGSDTLRCLALATRDAPPRKEDMQLDDCSKFVQYETDLTFVGCVGMLDPPRPEVAACIARCHQAGIRVVMITGDNKGTAVAICRRLGIFGDTEDVVGKAYTGREFDDLSPEQQRHACRTACCFARVEPVHKSRIIENLQSFNEITAMTGDGVNDAPALKKAEIGIAMGSGTAVAKSAAEMVLSDDNFASIVAAVEEGRAIYNNMKQFIRYLISSNVGEVVCIFLTAILGLPEALIPVQLLWVNLVTDGLPATALGFNPPDLDIMEKLPRNPRETLISGWLFFRYLAIGVYVGLATVAAATWWFLYDAEGPHVTFYQLRNFLKCSKDNLLFAGIDCEVFESRFPTTMALSVLVTIEMCNALNSVSENQSLLRMPPWLNPWLLAAVAMSMALHFLILLVPPLPLVFQVTPLSGRQWVVVLQISLPVILLDEALKYLSRNHVDEAAGPQSIACQGPRASLITQGFYFFKPSAFN; encoded by the exons GTCCTGGCCTGCTTCGAAGAGGGCGAAGAAACCACAACAGCCTTCGTGGAGCCCCTGGTCATCATGCTGATCCTTGTGGCCAACGCTATCGTGGGCGTATGGCAG GAACGCAATGCTGAGAGTGCCATTGAGGCCTTGAAGGAGTATGAGCCTGAGATGGGCAAGGTGATCCGCTCAGACCGCAAAGGTGTGCAGAGGGTCCGAGCCCGGGACATCGTCCCTGGAGACATCGTAGAGGTGGCAG TGGGAGACAAAGTACCCGCTGACCTCCGCCTCATCGAGATCAAGTCCACCACCCTGAGAGTGGACCAGTCCATCCTGACAG GTGAATCCGTGTCTGTCACCAAGCACACAGATGCCATCCAAGATCCCAGAGCTGTGAACCAGGACAAGAAGAACATGCTATTCTCT GGCACCAACATTGCATCGGGGAAGGCCCTGGGCGTGGCAGTGGCCACAGGCCTGCATACAGAGCTGGGGAAGATCAGGAGCCAGATGGTGGCAGTGGAGCCAGAGCGGACGCCACTGCAGCGCAAGTTGGATGAGTTTGGGCGGCAGCTGTCCCATGCCATCTCCGTGATCTGTGTGGCTGTGTGGGTCATCAACATTGGCCACTTTGCCGACCCGGCCCATGGTGGCTCCTGGCTCCGTGGCGCCGTCTACTACTTCAAGATTGCTGTGGCCCTGGCGGTGGCCGCCATCCCTGAGGGCCTCCCGGCTGTTATCACTACATGCCTGGCTCTGGGCACACGGCGTATGGCACGCAAGAATGCCATTGTGCGGAGCCTGCCATCTGTGGAGACCCTGGGCTGCACCTCCGTCATCTGCTCTGACAAGACGGGCACCCTCACCACCAACCAGATGTCTGTGTGCCGG ATGTTCGTGGTAGCTGAGGCCGAAGCGGGCTCCTGCCGTTTGCATGAGTTCACCATCTCAGGCACCACTTATGCCCCGGAGGGTGAAGT GAGACAGGCGGAGCGGCTCGTGCGCTGTGGGCAGTTCGATGGGCTGGTGGAGCTGGCGACGATCTGTGCCCTGTGCAATGACTCAGCGCTGGACTACAATGAG GCTAAGGGCGTGTATGAGAAGGTGGGAGAGGCCACGGAGACGGCTCTGACTTGCCTGGTGGAGAAAATGAATGTGTTTGACACCAACCTACAGGCCCTATCGCTGGTGGAGCGAGCCAGCGCCTGCAATGCG GTCATCAAGCAGCTGATGCGGAAGGAGTTTACTTTGGAGTTCTCCCGAGACAGGAAGTCCATGTCCGTATACTGCATACCTACTAGCCCTGACCTGGCGGCCCAGGGCAGCAAGATGTTTGTGAAG GGGGCTCCTGAGAGTGTGATTGAGCGCTGCAGCTCAGTCCGAGTGGGAAGCCACAAGGTACCCCTGAATGCCACCTCCAGGGAGCAAATCCTGGCCAAGATTCGGGACTGGGGCTCAGGCTCAGACACATTGCGCTGCCTGGCGCTGGCCACTCGGGATGCACCCCCACGGAAGGAGGATATGCAGCTGGACGACTGCAGCAAGTTTGTGCAGTACGAG ACGGACCTGACTTTTGTGGGCTGCGTGGGCATGCTGGACCCCCCACGGCCTGAGGTGGCTGCTTGCATCGCACGCTGCCACCAAGCTGGCATCCGTGTGGTCATGATCACAGGGGACAACAAAGGCACAGCTGTGGCCATCTGCCGCCGGCTTGGTATCTTCGGGGACACAGAGGACGTGGTAGGGAAGGCCTACACAGGTCGCGAGTTCGATGACCTCAGCCCTGAGCAGCAGCGCCATGCCTGTCGCACAGCATGCTGTTTTGCCCGTGTAGAACCTGTGCACAAGTCCCGGATCATAGAGAACCTACAGTCCTTTAACGAGATCACTGCCATG ACTGGAGATGGGGTGAATGACGCCCCAGCCCTGAAGAAAGCAGAGATTGGTATTGCCATGGGCTCTGGCACAGCTGTGGCAAAGTCGGCAGCCGAGATGGTGCTATCAGATGACAACTTTGCCTCCATCGTGGCTGCAGTGGAGGAGGGCCGGGCCATCTACAACAACATGAAGCAATTCATCCGCTACCTCATCTCCTCCAATGTAGGCGAGGTTGTCTG CATCTTCCTCACGGCAATTCTGGGCCTCCCGGAAGCCCTGATCCCTGTGCAGCTGCTCTGGGTGAACCTGGTGACAGATGGTCTACCTGCCACAGCCCTGGGCTTCAATCCACCAGACCTGGACATCATGGAGAAGCTGCCAAGAAACCCTCGTGAGACCCTCATCAGTGGCTGGCTCTTTTTTCGATATCTGGCTATTGGAG TGTACGTGGGCCTGGCCACGGTGGCTGCCGCCACCTGGTGGTTCCTTTATGATGCCGAGGGACCTCACGTCACCTTCTACCAACTG AGGAACTTCCTGAAGTGCTCCAAGGACAACCTGCTCTTTGCTGGCATTGACTGCGAGGTCTTCGAGTCACGCTTTCCCACAACCATGGCCTTGTCTGTGCTGGTGACCATTGAAATGTGCAACGCCCTCAACAG TGTCTCAGAGAACCAGTCGCTGCTGCGGATGCCACCCTGGCTGAACCCTTGGCTGCTGGCCGCTGTGGCCATGTCCATGGCCCTGCACTTCCTCATCCTACTGGTGCCACCCCTGCCC CTGGTTTTCCAGGTGACCCCACTGAGCGGGCGCCAGTGGGTGGTCGTGCTCCAGATATCTCTGCCCGTCATCCTGCTTGATGAAGCCCTCAAGTACCTGTCCCGGAACCACGTGGATG AAGCTGCTGGCCCGCAGTCCATTGCCTGCCAGGGGCCAAGAGCTTCTCTGATCACCCAAGGATTCTATTTTTTCAAGCCAAGTGCCTTCAACTGA
- the ATP2A3 gene encoding sarcoplasmic/endoplasmic reticulum calcium ATPase 3 isoform X2, translating to MEAAHLLTAADVLRHFSVTVESGLRPEQVSDARERYGPNELPAEEGKSLWELVLEQFEDLLVRILLLAALVSFVLACFEEGEETTTAFVEPLVIMLILVANAIVGVWQERNAESAIEALKEYEPEMGKVIRSDRKGVQRVRARDIVPGDIVEVAVGDKVPADLRLIEIKSTTLRVDQSILTGESVSVTKHTDAIQDPRAVNQDKKNMLFSGTNIASGKALGVAVATGLHTELGKIRSQMVAVEPERTPLQRKLDEFGRQLSHAISVICVAVWVINIGHFADPAHGGSWLRGAVYYFKIAVALAVAAIPEGLPAVITTCLALGTRRMARKNAIVRSLPSVETLGCTSVICSDKTGTLTTNQMSVCRMFVVAEAEAGSCRLHEFTISGTTYAPEGEVRQAERLVRCGQFDGLVELATICALCNDSALDYNEAKGVYEKVGEATETALTCLVEKMNVFDTNLQALSLVERASACNAVIKQLMRKEFTLEFSRDRKSMSVYCIPTSPDLAAQGSKMFVKGAPESVIERCSSVRVGSHKVPLNATSREQILAKIRDWGSGSDTLRCLALATRDAPPRKEDMQLDDCSKFVQYETDLTFVGCVGMLDPPRPEVAACIARCHQAGIRVVMITGDNKGTAVAICRRLGIFGDTEDVVGKAYTGREFDDLSPEQQRHACRTACCFARVEPVHKSRIIENLQSFNEITAMTGDGVNDAPALKKAEIGIAMGSGTAVAKSAAEMVLSDDNFASIVAAVEEGRAIYNNMKQFIRYLISSNVGEVVCIFLTAILGLPEALIPVQLLWVNLVTDGLPATALGFNPPDLDIMEKLPRNPRETLISGWLFFRYLAIGVYVGLATVAAATWWFLYDAEGPHVTFYQLRNFLKCSKDNLLFAGIDCEVFESRFPTTMALSVLVTIEMCNALNSVSENQSLLRMPPWLNPWLLAAVAMSMALHFLILLVPPLPLVFQVTPLSGRQWVVVLQISLPVILLDEALKYLSRNHVDEEKDQK from the exons GTCCTGGCCTGCTTCGAAGAGGGCGAAGAAACCACAACAGCCTTCGTGGAGCCCCTGGTCATCATGCTGATCCTTGTGGCCAACGCTATCGTGGGCGTATGGCAG GAACGCAATGCTGAGAGTGCCATTGAGGCCTTGAAGGAGTATGAGCCTGAGATGGGCAAGGTGATCCGCTCAGACCGCAAAGGTGTGCAGAGGGTCCGAGCCCGGGACATCGTCCCTGGAGACATCGTAGAGGTGGCAG TGGGAGACAAAGTACCCGCTGACCTCCGCCTCATCGAGATCAAGTCCACCACCCTGAGAGTGGACCAGTCCATCCTGACAG GTGAATCCGTGTCTGTCACCAAGCACACAGATGCCATCCAAGATCCCAGAGCTGTGAACCAGGACAAGAAGAACATGCTATTCTCT GGCACCAACATTGCATCGGGGAAGGCCCTGGGCGTGGCAGTGGCCACAGGCCTGCATACAGAGCTGGGGAAGATCAGGAGCCAGATGGTGGCAGTGGAGCCAGAGCGGACGCCACTGCAGCGCAAGTTGGATGAGTTTGGGCGGCAGCTGTCCCATGCCATCTCCGTGATCTGTGTGGCTGTGTGGGTCATCAACATTGGCCACTTTGCCGACCCGGCCCATGGTGGCTCCTGGCTCCGTGGCGCCGTCTACTACTTCAAGATTGCTGTGGCCCTGGCGGTGGCCGCCATCCCTGAGGGCCTCCCGGCTGTTATCACTACATGCCTGGCTCTGGGCACACGGCGTATGGCACGCAAGAATGCCATTGTGCGGAGCCTGCCATCTGTGGAGACCCTGGGCTGCACCTCCGTCATCTGCTCTGACAAGACGGGCACCCTCACCACCAACCAGATGTCTGTGTGCCGG ATGTTCGTGGTAGCTGAGGCCGAAGCGGGCTCCTGCCGTTTGCATGAGTTCACCATCTCAGGCACCACTTATGCCCCGGAGGGTGAAGT GAGACAGGCGGAGCGGCTCGTGCGCTGTGGGCAGTTCGATGGGCTGGTGGAGCTGGCGACGATCTGTGCCCTGTGCAATGACTCAGCGCTGGACTACAATGAG GCTAAGGGCGTGTATGAGAAGGTGGGAGAGGCCACGGAGACGGCTCTGACTTGCCTGGTGGAGAAAATGAATGTGTTTGACACCAACCTACAGGCCCTATCGCTGGTGGAGCGAGCCAGCGCCTGCAATGCG GTCATCAAGCAGCTGATGCGGAAGGAGTTTACTTTGGAGTTCTCCCGAGACAGGAAGTCCATGTCCGTATACTGCATACCTACTAGCCCTGACCTGGCGGCCCAGGGCAGCAAGATGTTTGTGAAG GGGGCTCCTGAGAGTGTGATTGAGCGCTGCAGCTCAGTCCGAGTGGGAAGCCACAAGGTACCCCTGAATGCCACCTCCAGGGAGCAAATCCTGGCCAAGATTCGGGACTGGGGCTCAGGCTCAGACACATTGCGCTGCCTGGCGCTGGCCACTCGGGATGCACCCCCACGGAAGGAGGATATGCAGCTGGACGACTGCAGCAAGTTTGTGCAGTACGAG ACGGACCTGACTTTTGTGGGCTGCGTGGGCATGCTGGACCCCCCACGGCCTGAGGTGGCTGCTTGCATCGCACGCTGCCACCAAGCTGGCATCCGTGTGGTCATGATCACAGGGGACAACAAAGGCACAGCTGTGGCCATCTGCCGCCGGCTTGGTATCTTCGGGGACACAGAGGACGTGGTAGGGAAGGCCTACACAGGTCGCGAGTTCGATGACCTCAGCCCTGAGCAGCAGCGCCATGCCTGTCGCACAGCATGCTGTTTTGCCCGTGTAGAACCTGTGCACAAGTCCCGGATCATAGAGAACCTACAGTCCTTTAACGAGATCACTGCCATG ACTGGAGATGGGGTGAATGACGCCCCAGCCCTGAAGAAAGCAGAGATTGGTATTGCCATGGGCTCTGGCACAGCTGTGGCAAAGTCGGCAGCCGAGATGGTGCTATCAGATGACAACTTTGCCTCCATCGTGGCTGCAGTGGAGGAGGGCCGGGCCATCTACAACAACATGAAGCAATTCATCCGCTACCTCATCTCCTCCAATGTAGGCGAGGTTGTCTG CATCTTCCTCACGGCAATTCTGGGCCTCCCGGAAGCCCTGATCCCTGTGCAGCTGCTCTGGGTGAACCTGGTGACAGATGGTCTACCTGCCACAGCCCTGGGCTTCAATCCACCAGACCTGGACATCATGGAGAAGCTGCCAAGAAACCCTCGTGAGACCCTCATCAGTGGCTGGCTCTTTTTTCGATATCTGGCTATTGGAG TGTACGTGGGCCTGGCCACGGTGGCTGCCGCCACCTGGTGGTTCCTTTATGATGCCGAGGGACCTCACGTCACCTTCTACCAACTG AGGAACTTCCTGAAGTGCTCCAAGGACAACCTGCTCTTTGCTGGCATTGACTGCGAGGTCTTCGAGTCACGCTTTCCCACAACCATGGCCTTGTCTGTGCTGGTGACCATTGAAATGTGCAACGCCCTCAACAG TGTCTCAGAGAACCAGTCGCTGCTGCGGATGCCACCCTGGCTGAACCCTTGGCTGCTGGCCGCTGTGGCCATGTCCATGGCCCTGCACTTCCTCATCCTACTGGTGCCACCCCTGCCC CTGGTTTTCCAGGTGACCCCACTGAGCGGGCGCCAGTGGGTGGTCGTGCTCCAGATATCTCTGCCCGTCATCCTGCTTGATGAAGCCCTCAAGTACCTGTCCCGGAACCACGTGGATG aagaaaaGGACCAGAAGTGA